AGTGATGCTAATGTAGGAATAAACCGCTGTAAATAATACCTATACAAACTGTGagtcatcacttcagtgtccaGTAAGAAAACATGTTTCAGAAGGAATTAAGCACCTCATAATAGTGTTAGTTTTTTCAGCAGCTAATTAAATTACCAATATGTGTTTGGGAGGATataggagcacccggaggaaactcatgaaaacatggggaaaacatacaaactccacacagataaggttgtGGTGGGGAATCGATCTCATGactctagtgctgtgaggcagaagtgctaaccactgagcccctACCACGGTGTTAATATGTCAGTCATTGTCAGAGGGAGTCTTTGTGCCGGTCATTTTGTGTTATTGTAAGTCCGTGTGTCAGTGTATCAGTGTGGATCTGTGTATTAAGAAACATATTGTTTTGTTTCTCTTAattaaaacttgtgtattataaggaataatgtacaactatttaacatttttttggggATATTAGAAGTTACTTGGAGTCTCACAATTTATATAAAAGCGCTCAGACCGTagcctttttcttttaataaggTCACAGAACTCATTGGTAACTACTTATATCTTTAATATTTACAGTGATGAGACAGTATCCCATATATTAATCCTGTTCCGATCTCTAAACTCTGTGGAGGGTGTCTATTCACTCTGTCAACCATATATATCTTACTTGCCAATAAAATGCTACAAGCATAGATGACTTCTTCACCATCTCTGGTTTGGAATGTAAGggaagaagataaaaaaaagacaaaaaaggttgtaaaataattattttaaataaataaatatggacaaaataaaaagttatctACCAGTCACCATCCACTCTTACAAGCAAAAATGGTAGTTAGATTTGGGGAAAGAAGTTAGATTTGCTGTGTTCTATCATGGTACTGTCGTGTACCATATTTCTTATTAttagtataatttatatttttttagcacaGGATTGTTATAGTTTTCTGTTCAATTCCATATTTACATcaatgtattattaaatatatgcattaatgaGCTTACTTAACaactaatatgcatgtaatgtGGTCCAAATGAGCActaaaaacaattaattaaatGTTCTCTCATATAATGTACACAGTAGGCACAGACACTCCACAATACTCTATATCATGTGGAACGAGGGACCAATGTAATGTAAATGGAAGTTTGACCTTTATCTACGGCAAAGTGAAGACGGGAACTTCATGTTGTGACACCGATGACTGTACCCCACCTACTCCTCAATGTAAGTTTTTAGAGAACATCGCAAATTTTCTGTGTCAACatcctttgtatttatttttatagcacaaatcatattttacctgacagtatgtttttggactgtgggaggacacCAGAGCACCAataggacacccacgcaaacatggggaaagcatgcaaactctacacagatgatGCCTTGGTTGGAATCCTACCATGTCCCCAGtttcccaatataaaaagtcCACTTTGAAATACCTCAATTGTGCAGCAAAAGCTGTAATACCAGTTCACTTTACAGATAGAGAATGTTTATTTAATCACATTAGATCCTGTGtctgtggagcttacaatcttgttGCCTGCACCAGGAACacaaacagataaggccagtGTAGTTACAGGCCCCCAGCATCAAGGaggaatatacaaactccactcagctgTCACCCGGAATCCAAGGCAACAATACTAACCATTGCATCATACCAAAGAAGTCACAAAGTCAGCACCATGTCAATGTATAAAACATCAACTTTACTAAAAAAGCATGCAACTAGATTTAGTGAAAAAAGAATCAGGTATAATAACTTCATAACAAGTAGAGGCcatgtattagagatgttcactgacccccgcgttctggatttggttttggatctggattaagtttgtgttttggttttggcgaaACCGCACTTgcgtgttttggtcttggatcccgatttttatctaaaatccatatttttttttgctaaaaccacatatttttgcttttttggccccctacattattattaacccttaataccactaatttcaagtcattttcagtcaattttgaccactttacaggtcacaatattattttcatacactttcaaacaaagactacagatttagaagaccaagggctagatttactaagctgtgggtttgaaaaagtggggatgttgcctatagcaaccaatcagattctagctttcatttatttagtaccttctacaaaatgacagctagaatttgattggttgctataggcaacatccccactttttcaaacccgcagcttagtaaatctagccccaagtctgtcagaactattatttgtatttcagcaatgacaaatagcaatggagcattggagctctcctctttgtatgttacctatttaacacagtacaatgtgactgcaggtttagaagaccaagcctgccagacctattttttctatttcagcaatgacaattagcaatggagcaatggagctctcctgaatgtcactggagcctgagcatctctaccatGTCTATATATATACTTAGGTGTATACAAATAGTAAATCTATCATTTGCTTATAAACATATGCACAAAAAATGAATTGCATTAAATGTGCATCATTAATAAACTGGCAACAGGTATATGTTATAATTGAAACTGGTCACATAATGCTTGTCAAAATGATGATTCAAAAAAGGAGATGTTTTAATTTGCTTGGTTCACTCACAGATTTTCATGCAGCTATCTCTGACATCAACGAAAGACatcaaacaaatataattttctaGTAAGCATTTaatactatttatatattattttaaagtgcCAGCTGATAGCTCAGAGAAGAACGGCCTGATATGTCCAACCTGCTCATCGGACAAATCTGACTTTTGTTATACTGGAGACACTTTGCCGTGCACTGGAGATGAGGTCAAATGCGGTCGTATGGCAAGAAAGCTAACAGgtaatataatattttactattttattctGAAATAATATTTATGGCCTATTTTATTTAGGTTTGTCATCGATTGGTTGCAATGCAAGTCAACAAATCATTCCCGCTTTGGTATTGGTCAATCTACACACAGCAGCTATTCAATCAGCTTTATCGACACATTTCAATCAGTGGTGTCTTCATTCAGACTTCTTCAGAGTGTAAACCATGGATGGGGTACAGGTGGGGGTAGGGTTCAGATTCTCTGGAATTGTGGGGATTCCTGATATCTTGTTTAATAGTAATGGAAGACATGGCAGAGTCAGCCTAGTTATATTGTGCTTTCACAGATATATCCACAGCAGCCACTTGGAGAAGATGTTTTAATATGGGAGAGCTGGTCAATTAAAAAAATCTAAGatgttttaatttaaaacttAATTGACAGAATCTGTGAAATTAATGACATGTTCTTTTCATGGCAGGAACAATAACTCTAAAAGATACCATCTGTGGATGTGCCACCAAAAGCTTCTGTGATATACTCGGTAATCAGGTTGCTTCTATCAGTGGGTTGAATATTGACTCAAAGATGTTCTGCAGCCACGGAGAGGTTGGCCAATACGCCGAGTCCTTCTATTCCGCATTTGCTGCCCTGTTGGCAAAATTGCTAAATTAGATAAACTTTAAAAGGAGAGGACACACGTGCAAGAATATTTTTAGATTTTGAAATCTTCTGAGTAGATGAGAAATATTTGGACATGTACCTTTTTGCTGCATAATATGAGAACATTATGTGATAGTTCCctttgaaaatatatttctacCAATATGACATAATTATGATATTTTAAGAGTCACAATAAAGCAAAAAGGATTGGAGAATTATTATGATGTTTACACATATTCTCATATTCTATGTATGTtaagattttattttcttaaatcaaTGGTTATgaagagaaatataaaataaatgagtatctggaaaaaaaattagtttttttacatGAATATAATGATTGTCTCTTACTTTTCTACCGGTGGTAGTCGCTTTCCAGACTACAACaacaccgacactacttacccctacaGCATCATCACGAAACTatcattcccgacatcctcagcgggCCGACTGTTGTAAAAGCTGACTTGGCAGAAAATAGAGAGATGGAGTTTCCGGCGGCGAGGAATGATGTCACTGTTAAAAAATTTCAGTATTGTTAGTGCTGTAAAAGGGGATTGCCCCTTTAATCCCCTAAAGGGGATtgcccctttaacagcactaacaaTACTGACGTTTTTTAACAGTGACGTCATTCCCGGCCGACGGACACTCCATCTCCCTATTTTCTGCCAAATCAGCGT
Above is a genomic segment from Mixophyes fleayi isolate aMixFle1 chromosome 11, aMixFle1.hap1, whole genome shotgun sequence containing:
- the LOC142106995 gene encoding phospholipase A2 inhibitor NAI-like; translation: MKTLGFLAVLTALTSTGYSITCKSCWHFSDKPCTQPAVSCPSDNVCVAAYSVVTVVGTDTPQYSISCGTRDQCNVNGSLTFIYGKVKTGTSCCDTDDCTPPTPQLPADSSEKNGLICPTCSSDKSDFCYTGDTLPCTGDEVKCGRMARKLTGTITLKDTICGCATKSFCDILGNQVASISGLNIDSKMFCSHGEVGQYAESFYSAFAALLAKLLN